From the genome of Camelus dromedarius isolate mCamDro1 chromosome 19, mCamDro1.pat, whole genome shotgun sequence, one region includes:
- the TRIM27 gene encoding zinc finger protein RFP, which yields MASGSVAECLQQETTCPVCLQYFVEPMMLDCGHNICCACLARCWGAAETNVSCPQCRETFPQRHMRPNRHLANVTQLVKQLRTERPSGPGGEMGVCEKHREPLKLYCEEDQMPICVVCDRSREHRGHSVLPLEEAVEGFKEQIQNQLDHLKRVKDLKKRRRAQGEQARAELLSLTQMEREKIVWEFEQLYHSLKEHEYRLLARLEELDLAIYNSINGAITQFSCNISHLSNLIAQLEEKQQQPTRELLQDIGDTLSRAERIRIPEPWITPPDLQEKIHIFAQKCLFLTESLKQFTEKMQSDMEKIQELREAQLYSVDVTLDPDTAYPSLILSDNLRQVRYSYLQQDLPDNPERFNLFPCVLGSPCFIAGRHYWEVEVGDKAKWTIGVCEDSVCRKGGVTSAPQNGFWAVSLWYGKEYWALTSPMTALPLRTPLQRVGIFLDYDAGEVSFYNVTERCHTFTFSHATFCGPVRPYFSLSYSGGKSAAPLIICPMSGIDGFSGHVGNHGHSMETSP from the exons ATGGCCTCCGGGAGCGTGGCCGAGTGCTTACAGCAGGAGACCACCTGCCCCGTGTGCCTGCAGTACTTTGTCGAGCCCATGATGCTCGACTGTGGCCACAACATCTGTTGCGCCTGCCTTGCCCGCTGCTGGGGCGCGGCGGAGACCAACGTGTCGTGCCCGCAGTGCCGGGAGACCTTCCCGCAGAGGCACATGCGGCCCAACCGGCACTTGGCCAACGTGACCCAGCTGGTGAAGCAGTTGCGCACTGAGCGGCCGTCGGGGCCCGGAGGCGAGATGGGCGTGTGCGAGAAACACCGCGAGCCCCTGAAGCTGTACTGCGAGGAGGACCAGATGCCCATTTGCGTGGTGTGCGACCGCTCCCGCGAGCACCGCGGCCACAGCGTGCTGCCGCTGGAGGAGGCGGTGGAAGGCTTCAAG GAGCAAATCCAGAACCAGCTGGACCACCTGAAAAGAGTGAAAGATTTAAAGAAGAGGCGTCGGGCACAGGGGGAGCAGGCACGAGCTGAGCTGTTG AGCCTGACCCAGATGGAGAGGGAGAAGATCGTTTGGGAGTTTGAGCAGCTCTATCATTCCTTGAAGGAGCATGAGTATCGCCTACTGGCCCGCCTCGAGGAGCTAGACTTGGCCATCTACAACAGTATCAATGGTGCCATCACCCAGTTCTCTTGCAACATCTCCCACCTCAGCAACCTGATTGCCCAGCTggaagagaagcagcagcagcccacCAGGGAGCTCCTGCAG GACATCGGGGACACATTGAGCAG GGCTGAGCGAATCAGAATCCCTGAACCCTGGATCACACCTCCAGATCTACAGGAGAAAATCCACATTTTTGCCCAGAAATGTCTGTTCTTGACTGAGAGTCTGAAGCAGTTCACAG AAAAAATGCAGTCAGATATGGAGAAAATCCAAG AATTGAGGGAGGCTCAGTTATATTCAG TGGATGTGACTCTGGATCCAGACACCGCCTACCCCAGCCTGATCCTCTCTGATAACCTGCGACAAGTGAGGTACAGTTACCTCCAGCAGGACCTGCCCGACAACCCTGAGCGGTTCaatctgtttccctgtgtcttgGGCTCTCCATGCTTCATCGCTGGGAGACATTATTGGGAGGTAGAGGTGGGAGATAAAGCCAAGTGGACCATAGGTGTCTGTGAAGACTCAGTGTGCAGAAAAGGTGGAGTGACCTCGGCCCCCCAGAATGGATTCTGGGCAGTGTCGTTGTGGTATGGGAAAGAATACTGGGCTCTTACCTCCCCAATGACTGCCCTCCCCCTGCGGACCCCACTCCAACGGGTGGGGATTTTCTTGGACTATGATGCTGGCGAGGTCTCCTTCTACAACGTGACAGAGAGGTGTCACACCTTTACTTTCTCTCATGCTACCTTCTGTGGGCCTGTCCGGCCCTACTTCAGTCTGAGTTACTCGGGAGGGAAGAGCGCAGCCCCTCTGATCATCTGCCCCATGAGTGGGATTGATGGGTTTTCTGGCCATGTTGGGAATCATGGTCATTCCATGGAGACCTCCCCTTGA